The Malus domestica chromosome 10, GDT2T_hap1 genome contains a region encoding:
- the LOC139188509 gene encoding uncharacterized protein, producing MMHANLMNNYFNLNSVYTEEDFRHHFQMRRHVFELLLRDVQQVNPYFGQKRDKAGRPGFSPYQKVTVALRMMAYGSSANSMDETHDMSESTCLDALEQFCDTIVQVYKDKYLCEPNQEDLNRFIRKAEDRGFPGMIGSLDCMHWDWKNRPIGWQ from the coding sequence ATGATGCatgccaatctgatgaacaactacttcaaccttaactcggtgtacacagaagaggatttcagacATCACTTCCAgatgaggcgtcatgtcttCGAGCTTTTACTTCGTGATGTCCAGCAAGTTAATCCGTACTTTGGACAGAAGCGGGACAAAGCAGGCCGCCCTGGTTTCTCACCGTATCAGAAGGTTACTGTTGCACTCCGAATGATGGCCTATGGCTCCTcagctaattcgatggatgaaacccatgatatgtctgagtctacatgccttgatGCTCTTGAACAATTTTGTGACACAATTGTTCAGGTTTACAAAGATAAGTACCTCTGcgagccaaatcaagaagatctgaATCGGTTCATTCGCAAAGCTGAAGACCGTGGGTTTccgggcatgatagggtcattagattgcatgcattgggattggaagaacCGTCCCATTGGATGGCAATGA
- the LOC103443943 gene encoding putative laccase-9, whose protein sequence is MGNCNNMDFLVLALVGFIFLGKANGAIHYYDFVLQETNFTRLCSTKSILTVNGTLPGPTITVHRGDTAFINVHNQGYYGVTLHWHGVKQPRNPWSDGPENITQCPIQPGTNFTYEVIFSNEEGTLWWHAHSDWTRATVHGAIIILPAAGTTYPFATPDAQETVILGSWFKGDVMEIIEEALATGDEPNISDAFTINGRPGDLYSCSNETTYRWIVDYGKTYLLKVINAVMNEEQFFAIANHTLTVVAQDASYIKPITTSYIMITPGQTMDILVTANQPPSQYYMASHPFMDGVNVSYNNSTTSAIVQYNGNYSSPSIIPFPTLPAEADETAADNFTKKIRALASKEHPIDVPLEIHSRIYMTLAINERICANSSCEGPDGNALASSLNNVSFVTPSVDILQAYYRGSNNGVYRTSFPNRPPNPFNYTGDVGNNTIYPNFGTRVRMIKYGAGVEIMFQGTNIIAPENHPMHLHGFSFYLVGTGSGIFDRRTSPRTYNLVDPPEVNTIGVPKNGWATIRFTADNPGVWFMHCHLERHTSWGMDTVLIVQNGNTTETSIRPPPAYMPPCSKS, encoded by the exons ATGGGCAACTGTAACAACATGGATTTCCTGGTCTTAGCTCTTGTAGGGTTTATTTTCCTGGGCAAGGCTAATGGCGCTATCCATTATTATGATTTCGTT CTGCAAGAAACAAACTTTACAAGGCTTTGTAGCACAAAGAGTATCTTAACTGTGAATGGAACTCTTCCGGGACCAACCATAACTGTTCACAGAGGAGACACCGCTTTTATCAATGTTCACAACCAAGGATATTACGGTGTCACCCTTCACTG GCATGGAGTGAAGcaaccaagaaatccatggTCAGATGGACCTGAGAATATCACTCAATGTCCTATTCAACCAGGAACAAACTTCACGTACGAAGTTATATTCTCCAATGAAGAAGGAACATTATGGTGGCATGCTCATAGTGACTGGACGCGCGCCACCGTCCATGGTGCAATCATTATTCTACCGGCTGCCGGCACCACTTATCCATTTGCAACACCAGATGCACAAGAAACAGTTATTCTAG GATCATGGTTCAAGGGAGATGTGATGGAAATAATAGAAGAGGCTCTCGCTACAGGTGACGAACCAAATATTTCAGATGCCTTCACAATTAACGGACGGCCCGGAGATTTGTATAGTTGTTCCAATG AGACAACATACCGATGGATAGTTGATTACGGTAAGACCTATCTTCTCAAGGTAATCAACGCcgtgatgaacgaagaacagtTCTTTGCCATCGCGAACCACACCCTCACAGTCGTAGCACAAGACGCTTCATACATAAAACCAATAACCACCTCTTACATCATGATAACTCCAGGCCAAACCATGGACATTTTAGTGACCGCAAACCAACCTCCCAGCCAGTATTACATGGCTTCTCATCCTTTTATGGATGGAGTTAATGTTTCATATAACAACAGCACCACCAGTGCAATTGTTCAATACAACGGCAACTACAGCTCCCCATCAATCATTCCTTTTCCAACTCTTCCAGCGGAAGCCGATGAAACAGCTGCTGATAACTTCACTAAGAAAATCAGGGCCTTGGCAAGCAAAGAGCACCCTATTGATGTCCCACTAGAAATTCATTCCAGGATCTATATGACTCTTGCAATCAATGAAAGAATTTGTGCTAATTCTTCATGTGAAGGCCCGGATGGAAATGCGCTCGCTTCAAGCTTAAACAATGTCAGTTTCGTGACACCATCTGTTGATATACTGCAAGCATATTATCG GGGAAGTAACAATGGAGTTTACAGAACTAGTTTCCCAAACAGGCCGCCTAATCCTTTCAACTACACTGGAGACGTGGGTAACAACACAATATATCCGAACTTTGGGACGAGGGTGAGGATGATCAAATATGGTGCAGGAGTTGAGATCATGTTCCAAGGAACCAACATCATCGCACCTGAGAACCATCCAATGCATCTCCATGGTTTCAGCTTCTATTTGGTCGGAACTGGTTCCGGAATTTTTGACAGGAGAACATCACCCAGAACCTACAATTTGGTTGATCCCCCAGAAGTTAACACCATTGGAGTTCCAAAGAATGGATGGGCAACCATCAGATTTACAGCCGATAATCCTG GAGTATGGTTTATGCATTGTCATTTGGAAAGACATACCAGCTGGGGAATGGATACCGTGCTCATAGTGCAGAATGGAAATACAACAGAAACCAGCATTCGCCCACCGCCTGCTTATATGCCTCCTTGTTCCAAGTCTTAA